In one Brassica oleracea var. oleracea cultivar TO1000 chromosome C9, BOL, whole genome shotgun sequence genomic region, the following are encoded:
- the LOC106316211 gene encoding probable leucine-rich repeat receptor-like protein kinase At5g49770, with amino-acid sequence MEGIQLEGPIPILLFAPTLLQTVVLKRNQLNATLDFGTNYSKQLELVDLQNNEITNYKPEANKGIQVILADNPVCREAGNQQSDFCKEIQPSTDFSVPQINCSPCGQGREPSPACRCVYPITGKLIFRSPSFSGFSNNTNFIMLHQGIADFFRDPSYQVDSVAIRNFRETATGHQLLVDLLLFPLDKESFNQTEMNSAISAFSTHTYDPPEIFGPYIFRADQYRPFSGGSISTNTGIVIGAVVGAVVLVMLLTIAGIYGLRQKKRAEKATGQNNPFAKWNQSTSSVDAPQLTGAKAFTFEELRKCTDNFSEANDVGGGGYGKVYKGILPSGKLLAIKRAQQGSSQGELEFKTEIELLSRVHHKNVVKLLGFCFDRNEQMLVYEYIPNGSLTDSLSGKNGIRLDWTRRLKIALGSSKGLAYLHELADPPIIHRDIKSNNILLDESLNAKVADFGLSKLVGDPEKNHVTTQVKGTMGYLDPEYYMTNQLTEKSDVYGFGVVMLELLTGKSPIEGGKYVVREVKAKMDKSMNLYDLQELVDTTIIANSGNLNGFEKYVDLALRCVDEEGVKRPSMGEVVKEIENIMQLAGLNPNIDSATNSRTYEEASKGSGDPYGNEIQ; translated from the exons ATGGAAGGGATCCAACTCGAAGGTCCAATACCAATCTTGCTCTTTGCCCCTACTCTATTGCAGACTGT TGTATTAAAGCGCAATCAGTTAAATGCAACATTGGATTTTGGTACCAACTATAGCAAACAATTAGAGCTTGTGGATTTACAAAACAATGAAATAACTAATTATAAACCAGAAGCTAATAAAGGCATCCAAGTAAT ATTGGCAGATAATCCAGTGTGCCGAGAAGCAGGGAATCAACAGAGTGACTTCTGCAAAGAAATCCAACCTAGTACTGATTTTTCTGTTCCACAAATAAACTGTTCACCATGTGGTCAAGGCAGGGAACCGAGTCCAGCTTGCCGCTGTGTGTATCCAATTACAGGAAAACTCATCTTCAGGTCTCCTTCCTTCTCAGGTTTTTCCAATAACACCAACTTCATAATGCTCCATCAGGGGATAGCAGATTTCTTTAGGGACCCCAGTTATCAAGTGGACTCCGTGGCCATCAGAAACTTTAGAGAGACTGCAACTGGTCATCAGCTTCTAGTAGACCTCTTGTTATTTCCATTGGACAAGGAGAGCTTTAATCAGACAGAAATGAATAGTGCTATTTCTGCGTTTAGCACTCATACATATGACCCTCCTGAAATATTTGGGCCTTACATTTTCAGAGCTGATCAGTACCGTCCGTTTTCTG GAGGTTCCATTTCAACAAACACGGGCATTGTCATCGGAGCAGTAGTTGGTGCCGTGGTTCTTGTAATGTTGTTAACCATAGCTGGGATTTACGGTCTTAGGCAGAAGAAGAGAGCAGAGAAAGCCACTGGTCAAAATAATCCTTTTG CCAAATGGAATCAGAGTACAAGCAGTGTCGATGCTCCGCAGCTAACGGGAGCAAAAGCATTTACTTTTGAAGAGTTGAGGAAATGCACGGACAACTTCTCAGAGGCAAATGATGTTGGAGGTGGAGGTTATGGCAAG GTGTACAAAGGGATTCTTCCCTCTGGAAAACTCCTAGCCATCAAAAGAGCGCAACAAGGATCTTCACAAGGGGAGTTAGAATTTAAAACTGAGATTGAGCTTCTTTCAAGGGTCCATCATAAGAATGTTGTCAAGCTCTTAGGCTTTTGTTTTGATCGAAATGAACAAATGCTTGTATACGAGTACATTCCAAATGGCTCTCTTACAGATAGTCTATCAG GCAAGAATGGTATTAGACTTGACTGGACAAGAAGGCTCAAAATAGCACTTGGGTCAAGCAAGGGTTTGGCTTATCTTCATGAGCTTGCTGATCCACCAATTATACACAGAGACATCAAATCAAATAATATACTACTTGATGAAAGTCTAAATGCAAAGGTTGCCGACTTTGGCCTCTCAAAACTTGTGGGAGACCCTGAGAAAAATCATGTGACAACACAAGTGAAAGGAACTATG GGCTATCTGGATCCTGAGTACTACATGACGAATCAATTGACTGAGAAGAGCGATGTGTATGGTTTTGGTGTGGTGATGCTTGAGCTATTAACTGGTAAAAGTCCGATAGAGGGTGGCAAATATGTGGTGAGAGAAGTGAAGGCAAAAATGGATAAATCAATGAACTTGTATGACCTGCAAGAATTGGTGGACACGACTATCATTGCAAACAGTGGAAATCTAAATGGGTTTGAGAAGTATGTGGATCTTGCTTTGAGATGTGTGGATGAAGAAGGAGTGAAGAGACCATCCATGGGTGAGGTTGTCAAAGAGATTGAGAACATTATGCAGCTTGCGGGATTAAACCCTAATATTGATTCAGCGACTAATTCGAGAACGTACGAGGAAGCAAGCAAAGGATCTGGTGATCCTTATGGCAATGAAATCCAATGA